The following coding sequences are from one Pirellulales bacterium window:
- a CDS encoding DUF1080 domain-containing protein codes for MPQRQTSNRAATPSEKCIAITFLALLGTLLFWLNGAIARQQPAGLQNQLSPAEIQAGWILLFDGESAGPDQPLPYGWYASGDAKWEVVAGEIRSSGAQPGFLVTTTDYGDFQLSAEFRAAETTNSGIFLRTVAKPTSPAVDCYELNIAAPEVSPFPTGSLVQRQKSDLSHSPHGPATDDQWHRFEVTFDKGRCTVKLDGQQVLDYTDPRPLGRGAIALQANTGPIAFRNLKLFPLGTEPIFNGRDLTGWTLFPGKASEYSVTSMGELQVKNGPGMLESTGKYGDFVLQWQVQTNGDQLNSGVFFRQIPGEFTQGYECQIQNGYKNGDRTQPVDCGTGGFYRRQNARLVNSNDREWTAVTLVAHGPHMAAWVNGRQVSDWTDTRKPDDNPRKGLRTAAGTFSLQGHDPTTDILFRELKVAEMLPRQAVDK; via the coding sequence ATGCCACAACGCCAAACATCCAATCGCGCCGCCACTCCAAGTGAAAAATGCATCGCGATTACCTTTCTCGCCTTACTAGGTACCTTACTCTTTTGGCTTAACGGCGCCATCGCCAGGCAACAACCCGCCGGGCTGCAAAATCAACTCTCCCCCGCTGAAATCCAAGCGGGCTGGATTTTGCTCTTTGATGGCGAGTCCGCCGGTCCCGACCAGCCGCTTCCTTATGGATGGTACGCCAGCGGCGACGCCAAGTGGGAAGTCGTCGCTGGTGAAATCCGCAGTTCCGGCGCGCAGCCCGGCTTTTTAGTGACGACCACCGACTATGGCGATTTTCAGCTTTCCGCGGAATTTCGCGCGGCCGAAACCACCAATAGCGGCATTTTTTTGCGCACCGTGGCCAAACCGACCAGTCCCGCCGTGGACTGCTATGAGCTAAACATTGCAGCGCCGGAGGTTAGCCCTTTTCCCACCGGCAGCCTGGTTCAACGGCAAAAAAGCGACCTCAGCCATTCCCCCCACGGACCCGCCACCGATGACCAGTGGCATCGCTTTGAGGTGACCTTTGACAAAGGGCGCTGCACGGTCAAACTGGATGGCCAGCAGGTGCTGGACTATACCGATCCCCGGCCACTCGGTCGGGGGGCGATTGCCCTTCAGGCAAACACCGGACCGATTGCCTTTCGCAACCTCAAGCTTTTCCCCCTGGGGACAGAACCGATCTTTAACGGCCGGGATCTGACCGGCTGGACCCTCTTTCCCGGTAAAGCCAGCGAGTACAGCGTGACATCTATGGGCGAACTGCAAGTCAAGAACGGCCCCGGCATGCTGGAAAGCACGGGTAAGTATGGCGATTTTGTTTTGCAATGGCAGGTCCAGACCAATGGGGACCAGTTGAATAGCGGGGTCTTTTTTCGCCAGATCCCGGGCGAATTTACCCAAGGCTACGAATGTCAAATTCAAAACGGCTATAAAAACGGTGATCGCACGCAGCCGGTCGATTGCGGTACGGGGGGCTTTTATCGCCGCCAAAATGCCCGACTGGTCAATAGCAACGACCGCGAATGGACGGCGGTTACCCTTGTCGCCCATGGTCCGCACATGGCCGCCTGGGTGAATGGTCGCCAGGTCAGCGATTGGACCGACACCCGCAAACCTGACGACAATCCCCGCAAAGGACTGCGGACCGCCGCGGGGACGTTTTCCCTGCAGGGCCATGATCCCACCACGGACATTTTGTTCCGCGAGCTAAAGGTTGCCGAGATGCTACCACGGCAAGCGGTTGATAAATGA
- a CDS encoding DUF1269 domain-containing protein, with the protein MATVSVMKFPTATGAQEALAKIQDLQSQHLITVQDAAIVAWPAGQKAPSTKQLVNLMAAGAMGGMFWGMLFGLIFMNPLFGLTIGAAMGALGGAFQDYGIDDTFIKKIREQVTEGTSALFLMSTGAVVDRVAEAFKEVPLELIATNLSHEQEEKLRAAFSQA; encoded by the coding sequence ATGGCCACCGTATCCGTTATGAAATTTCCCACCGCCACGGGAGCCCAAGAGGCCTTGGCAAAAATTCAAGATCTACAATCCCAGCATTTGATTACCGTGCAGGACGCGGCGATCGTGGCTTGGCCAGCTGGCCAAAAAGCCCCCAGCACCAAGCAACTGGTCAATCTGATGGCGGCGGGGGCGATGGGGGGGATGTTCTGGGGAATGCTGTTTGGCTTAATTTTTATGAATCCCCTTTTTGGTTTGACCATTGGCGCGGCGATGGGCGCGTTGGGCGGGGCCTTTCAAGATTATGGCATCGACGACACATTTATCAAGAAAATCCGCGAGCAAGTGACCGAGGGGACCTCGGCGTTGTTTCTGATGTCCACGGGCGCAGTGGTGGACCGTGTGGCGGAAGCCTTTAAGGAGGTGCCGCTGGAATTGATCGCAACGAACCTGTCGCACGAACAAGAAGAAAAGCTGCGCGCGGCATTTAGCCAGGCATAG
- a CDS encoding formylglycine-generating enzyme family protein: protein MPKTPTTTAQATAAWLSPWIWGGGLVVFGLSYVITQWLQHATLTRGMVLIPGGEFIMGSTIQGNEQPEHKVAVRGFYLDEHEVTNAEFAKFVAATGYVTVAEKAPDWEEMKKTLPPGTPEPDKSVMVPGSLVFSPPTGPVPLEDVRNWWRWQPGANWRHPTGPNSNLDGLDQHPVVHVAWPDAAAYAAWAGKRLPTEAEWEYAARGGLAQKRFTWGDEEPTDQTANRGNIWQGDFPHKNTKIDGYDRTAPVKSYPPNGYGLYDMGGNVWEWCGDWYRADAYLLRAGGGVIDNPTGPVDFWDPAEPQVPKRVMRGGSFLCHVIYCESYRPAARRGTDINTSMSHVGFRCARDAP from the coding sequence ATGCCCAAAACCCCAACCACGACTGCCCAGGCGACGGCTGCTTGGCTTTCTCCGTGGATTTGGGGCGGGGGACTAGTGGTCTTTGGTCTGAGCTATGTTATTACGCAGTGGCTGCAACATGCCACGCTTACACGGGGCATGGTGTTGATCCCTGGTGGTGAATTCATCATGGGATCCACCATTCAGGGAAACGAGCAGCCCGAACACAAGGTCGCCGTCCGCGGCTTTTATCTGGACGAACATGAAGTCACCAACGCCGAGTTCGCCAAATTTGTGGCGGCGACCGGCTATGTGACCGTCGCCGAAAAAGCGCCCGACTGGGAGGAAATGAAAAAAACGCTCCCGCCGGGGACACCCGAGCCAGACAAAAGCGTTATGGTTCCTGGTTCATTGGTCTTTTCCCCGCCGACTGGCCCCGTTCCGCTGGAGGATGTCCGAAATTGGTGGCGGTGGCAACCGGGCGCGAATTGGCGGCACCCTACCGGACCAAATAGCAACCTCGATGGGTTGGACCAGCACCCCGTCGTCCATGTCGCCTGGCCGGATGCCGCAGCCTATGCGGCCTGGGCGGGAAAGCGGCTCCCAACCGAGGCGGAGTGGGAGTACGCCGCCCGGGGGGGACTGGCACAAAAGCGATTTACGTGGGGGGATGAAGAGCCGACCGACCAAACCGCCAATCGGGGCAATATCTGGCAAGGGGACTTTCCCCACAAAAACACCAAAATTGACGGCTATGACCGAACCGCCCCGGTCAAGAGTTATCCCCCCAACGGTTACGGTTTGTATGATATGGGGGGGAACGTCTGGGAATGGTGCGGAGACTGGTACCGGGCGGATGCCTACCTTTTACGCGCCGGTGGCGGGGTGATTGACAATCCCACCGGGCCTGTGGATTTTTGGGATCCGGCGGAACCGCAAGTCCCCAAACGGGTCATGCGGGGCGGGTCTTTTTTGTGCCATGTTATCTACTGCGAAAGTTATCGCCCCGCCGCGCGCCGCGGCACCGATATCAATACTAGCATGTCGCACGTGGGCTTTCGCTGCGCGCGGGACGCGCCGTAA
- a CDS encoding SMP-30/gluconolactonase/LRE family protein gives MQIRILPLGCGSRAAVLLIAVGLTVYGGIRWVLGEEKAHASKTAASAVNPPETFGKIERVDPALDKILPADAKLQKLATGFDWSEGPVWLPAKKTLLFSDIPPNNILMWDPAGKKLTVFLHPASDIGSVKRGGEPGTNGLLLDKEGRLVTCEHGRRCVSRLEADGKRTVLADKYNGKRLNSPNDAAYHSNGDLYFTDPPYGMEKGWDDPARELDFCGVYRLSPDGKVTLLTKELSRPNGIAFSPDEKTLYVANSDPARPIWMAFDVESSGELANGRVFFDASAWAKGGRKGLPDGLKVDQHGHVFATGPGGVHIFSPAGKHLGTIDTGEATANCGWGEDGSVLYITADMHLGRIKTTTKGAGW, from the coding sequence ATGCAGATTCGCATTTTGCCGCTGGGTTGCGGTTCCCGAGCCGCCGTCTTGTTGATTGCCGTTGGTCTGACCGTTTATGGCGGCATACGCTGGGTGCTTGGTGAGGAGAAAGCGCACGCGTCAAAAACCGCCGCCAGCGCGGTTAATCCTCCGGAGACCTTTGGCAAAATTGAACGCGTCGATCCCGCGCTGGATAAAATTTTGCCCGCCGACGCTAAGTTGCAAAAGTTAGCCACCGGCTTTGATTGGTCCGAAGGACCGGTCTGGCTCCCCGCCAAGAAAACACTGCTCTTTTCGGATATCCCGCCCAATAACATCCTGATGTGGGACCCCGCTGGCAAGAAGCTAACGGTCTTTTTGCATCCCGCCAGCGATATCGGTTCTGTCAAACGGGGTGGAGAACCAGGCACCAATGGACTGCTTTTGGATAAGGAAGGGCGCCTGGTCACATGCGAGCATGGGCGGCGGTGCGTATCCCGTTTGGAAGCGGACGGCAAGCGAACCGTTTTAGCCGACAAATATAACGGCAAACGGCTGAACAGCCCGAATGACGCGGCGTATCACTCCAACGGCGATTTGTACTTTACCGATCCCCCGTATGGCATGGAAAAGGGCTGGGACGATCCCGCCCGCGAGCTGGATTTTTGTGGGGTTTACCGCCTCTCTCCCGACGGCAAAGTGACGCTTCTGACCAAGGAACTGAGCAGGCCCAACGGCATCGCTTTTTCGCCGGATGAAAAAACGCTGTACGTGGCCAATAGTGACCCCGCGCGGCCGATCTGGATGGCCTTTGACGTGGAAAGCAGCGGTGAACTGGCCAACGGGCGGGTCTTTTTTGACGCCAGTGCCTGGGCCAAGGGGGGGCGCAAGGGATTGCCAGACGGGTTAAAGGTTGATCAACACGGCCATGTGTTTGCGACGGGACCGGGGGGCGTACATATTTTTTCCCCGGCTGGAAAGCACCTGGGAACCATCGATACCGGCGAAGCGACCGCGAATTGCGGCTGGGGCGAAGATGGCAGCGTGCTGTATATCACCGCGGACATGCACCTGGGCCGGATCAAAACCACGACCAAGGGAGCGGGGTGGTAG
- a CDS encoding arylsulfatase yields MLPASKFGTIILLAACAAGGWLAAQVPSSIGSLATPRQLPAAEPVPAAINTDVAIQLARRNQQVTANLQASGKKPNILVIWGDDIGTWNISHNNRGMMGFQTPNIDRIAREGISFTDYYGQQSCTAGRAAFLAGNVPVRTGMTKVGLPGAKEGWQKTDCTIATVMKSLGYSTGQFGKNHQGDRDEHLPTMHGFDEFLGNLYHLNAEEEPENEDYPRAPEFRKRFGPRGVLKTKADGRGGQTIEDTGPLTKKRMETIDEETVAAAQDFIKRQNAAGKPFFCWWNGTRMHFRTHVKAENRGLSGPSGNEYHDGMVEHDGHVGQLLKLLDDLGIANDTIVYYSTDNGPHYNTWPDAGTTPFRSEKNSNWEGAYRVPAFIRWPGQFPAGVTLNGIVSHEDWLPTFAAAAGSTNIAEQLRSGVELNGRKYRNYIDGVNQLEYLRGKTQESPRKDFIYVNDDGQIVAIRYSDWKVVFLENRGQAFGVWREPFTELRVPLLFNLRRDPFEKAQHNSNTYNDWFLDRPFIVVPIQGIAAKFLQTMKDYPPSQTPGSFNLEKIQKQIEAGASGK; encoded by the coding sequence ATGTTGCCCGCATCCAAATTTGGGACAATTATTCTATTGGCCGCATGTGCGGCTGGAGGTTGGTTAGCCGCGCAAGTCCCCTCTTCTATTGGTTCCCTGGCCACGCCTCGTCAATTGCCGGCTGCCGAACCGGTCCCCGCCGCCATTAACACTGATGTTGCCATACAATTGGCTCGGCGAAATCAACAGGTCACCGCCAATCTGCAAGCCAGCGGGAAAAAGCCGAACATCCTGGTGATTTGGGGGGATGATATTGGCACTTGGAATATCAGCCATAACAACCGGGGAATGATGGGATTTCAAACGCCCAACATTGATCGGATTGCCCGGGAGGGGATTTCCTTTACGGACTATTACGGCCAACAAAGCTGCACCGCCGGCCGCGCGGCGTTTTTGGCGGGTAATGTGCCGGTGCGCACCGGCATGACAAAAGTAGGTTTACCTGGCGCAAAGGAAGGCTGGCAAAAGACGGATTGCACAATTGCCACGGTCATGAAAAGCCTGGGTTACTCAACGGGTCAATTTGGCAAAAACCACCAAGGCGACCGGGATGAACACCTCCCCACGATGCATGGTTTTGATGAATTTCTGGGAAATCTGTATCACTTGAACGCCGAAGAAGAACCAGAAAACGAGGATTATCCACGGGCCCCCGAATTTCGCAAACGCTTTGGCCCGCGGGGAGTTCTCAAAACCAAGGCCGATGGACGGGGAGGCCAAACCATTGAAGACACTGGTCCCCTGACCAAAAAACGGATGGAAACGATTGATGAAGAAACCGTGGCCGCCGCCCAGGACTTTATCAAGCGGCAAAACGCCGCGGGCAAGCCCTTCTTTTGCTGGTGGAATGGCACGCGGATGCATTTTCGCACCCATGTAAAGGCCGAAAATCGCGGACTATCCGGTCCCAGCGGCAATGAGTATCACGACGGCATGGTGGAACACGATGGACACGTGGGGCAATTGCTAAAATTGCTGGATGACCTGGGGATTGCTAATGACACGATAGTGTATTATTCCACTGACAACGGGCCGCACTACAACACCTGGCCCGACGCGGGAACAACCCCCTTTCGCAGCGAAAAGAACTCCAACTGGGAAGGGGCTTATCGCGTTCCGGCGTTTATTCGCTGGCCGGGACAGTTTCCGGCGGGAGTGACGCTGAACGGGATTGTTTCCCACGAGGACTGGCTGCCGACATTTGCCGCCGCCGCGGGATCAACCAATATCGCCGAACAACTTCGTTCCGGAGTGGAATTGAACGGGCGCAAGTATCGCAATTACATTGACGGCGTGAATCAGTTGGAATATTTACGGGGAAAAACACAGGAATCACCCCGCAAGGATTTTATTTACGTCAATGACGACGGTCAGATCGTGGCTATCCGCTATAGCGACTGGAAAGTCGTATTTCTCGAAAACCGCGGCCAGGCCTTTGGCGTTTGGCGCGAGCCCTTTACCGAACTGCGCGTCCCTCTCTTGTTTAATTTGCGTCGCGACCCCTTTGAAAAGGCCCAGCATAACTCCAATACCTACAACGATTGGTTTTTAGATCGGCCATTTATCGTGGTTCCAATTCAGGGGATCGCCGCGAAATTTTTGCAAACGATGAAGGACTATCCACCCAGCCAAACCCCGGGTTCGTTCAATCTGGAAAAAATTCAAAAACAGATTGAAGCGGGAGCGAGCGGAAAGTAA